The genomic window ACGGACTTTCCGAATGTGAAGTTCGTGTATATGACCGGGCATTCGGATATTTGGAGCTACGCCACAATCACCGCGAACAACGAGCGTATCCGGGCATATTGCCGCGATCATGGCAAGATCCTGTTCGACTTCGCGGACATCGAGAGTTACAACCCGGACGGCACCCATTTCCCGTATGTGAGCGACGATTGCAGCTATTATGACGACGGCACGTCGCCCACACAGCTCGGCAATTGGGCGCAGGAATGGCAGTCCACGCACGTCGAGGGTACGGACTGGTACAACTGCGGGTCGGCGCATTCGGAGCCGTTGAACGCGAATCGGAAGGCCTATGCCGCGTGGTGGTTGTGGGCGCGGTTGGCGGGCTGGAGCGGCACGAACACCGGTCCGGTGTATCCTCCCGAAGGGATGGAATTCCCAGTCACCTGGCCCACCGTATGCCTTGGCGTGCTGTTGGCGGGCATATTCGCCGTCAGACGGCAGAAGCGTTGGGCGTAACGAGTTTCTGGCAGAAATCAGGCAGAAATCAGGGGCAGACCCGTCTCGTCCGCCAAGGCGGATTCGCTTGGGTCAGTCCCTGATTTCTAGCGGCTGATTTCCGAGACGAGGGTGACGACGGAACGGGCGGGGACGGTGTAGACATCGTCTGCGCGGACCGGGGCATACTCTTTGAGGTCGTCGGAGTCTGAGGTAATCCACGGCGTGAAACTCTCGATTGCGCGGCCACGCTGACACCCTTTGAATCGCAGCGAAACGGGCTTATTGGATGCAGACATGTTGACAAAGACGAGGACCACCTTGTCTTTGGCCGGCGACACGTACGCAGAACCTAACAGCCCGAATTCATCGTCGGCTCCGGTTAGCGATACGCGCGTATACCCGGGACGCACAAACCGCGAGAAGTTCCCAAACGCCCACAGAAGTTTGGAGGGGTATATGGTCTCCGCATCGCCGGGATTACGGTAGTCGGTGTAGATGAGACCGTCCTTGTAGTCGTGGGGCGAGACGGCCAGCCACCATTGCCATGCCGATGCGTTGCACACGGTGAGGTCGGCGTGAATGACGCGCGCAACGTCCAAGGCGGTCTTCATGCCGAGATCTCTGCCGCCGCCGCCCGCGTTCTCGGGCCCCTGCATCACGCAATATTCGGTTTGCCAATACCGCCAGCCGGGGTAGGCTTTCATCTTCTCGCGGAATCGCGCGCGTTCGGGCACGAGACGTTCCGGAACGATGTCGTTGCGGTACGAATGCGAGCAGATGACTCCGCCCAACATCTCCTTGTATGCGGAATCGCGACAGAACGTGTCGAGGTAATCGCCGTAGGCTTCGCCGAAAAGCGTTCGGAGACCGACGTGCTCGGCGCGCATGCCGTAGAGAATGCCGCTTTCCGGCGCAAGAATTTTGGCCGAAAGGCTGCGGGCGCGCAGTTCCTTATCGAGGGCGCGGATGACGGCCTTGAGGTCGTCGTTACTCGCGCGACACCCTTCCTGACTGTTTCCGGTCCACGGCCATTGAGGCTCGTTGATGGGGCTTACCCAATCGAACTCGATGCGCTGGGATTCGTCGGGATTGTCCCGAAGGAACTGAAGAATGTCCGCGAGGTAACGCGCGTACTGTCCCTCAAAGCCTTCCTTCAAGTTTGTCGAATCGGAGCTGTCATCGCAGTACGTCAGGCCGTTACGTGTCATGCGCGCAGGAGGACTATTCGCAAACGCTACGAACTGCTCGACTCCCCGAGCTTTGGCAGCGCCGAGAAACCAACGCTCGTTAGCCTGACGCGACCAATCGTACTGCCCCTCCGCGATTTCGAACGTCTCCGCGGTTCGCCACGAGCCTTCGCCGATGTGCGCATAATCGAGCCCCGCGCCGATGTTGAATCGCCAACATGTAAGGCCGATGCCTTCCGTCGTGGAAAAGAGCAGATCGGCGATGCGGTTCTTGCTGGGCTCTGACCATCCGCCGATCTTTTGCATGGTCCAGCAATCCGACGCGCCGAAGTTGTCGATAACCTGAAAGGTCTTGCCGACTCGGACGGTGACCTTCTGAAGGGGCGAGGTTGATTCGGGTTTCGGGGAATCCGCGAGCGAGTAAATCGCCGCAAGCCAACAAGCGAGCAAGAAGGCTGGGAAGCGCAACGCTACGAAGATAACCCGAAGCTTGATTGCAGAACGCATCGCTGGACAAGGTCCCCGTGTATGGCACATCGTTCGAAAGGATCACGAGCGTATCAGATAGTGCCGGCTGTAAGCCAATCGAGCGTGGCCAGGTGGGTTGTCAGAGACAACGCTTGAAAACCAGACCCATACCACAAGAATGAGAATCAGACACGATTGATAAGATTCACACGATGAAGACCGTCAAACAACGTCGCGTGCTCCGACTCAACAGGTAGGCCATCTTGTGAATCGCGTTCATCATGTTCGAACTCTTCTTTCCAGACTCTCGATTACACTCCGGCGCCGCGCATTTCACGCTGGAAACTCCACGCATTCCCCAATCGCAGCGCCCTGCAGGAACCGCTATATCAAGCCATCAAAAGTGAACGGGGCGCCCCCGAATCGAGTTCGGAGGCGCCCCCCCATCTCTCAGCTTCCGGACCTAAGTCCGAAGGCTACGGCCTAGAGTAGCGTGATTCCATTGCCGGACATGTACGCCCAAGACGTGCTGGCCGGATACTGGCTCGGGTACTTCAAGAATGAAACGTGACCATCCATGTAGAGCACGTTGGAACCGCCCGGAATGTGGTTGAAATCCTTCGTGTTGGTCGAGAGCTGGTCATACATGACGGCCAATTCACTCTGCGAAATACTGGAAGCTGCGGCGTTATTGATGTCCGATACGAAGAAACGCTCGATTCCTTCGCGGAAACGATAGATCGTTACCGTTCCGTTGGTCGTATGATCGAACGAGACATCCTCGTCGTAGTTCTCGTTGCTGGAGAACGTGTCGGCGAGTGCGCCCAGGAAACCGCCGTCAAACGTACTCATAAGGTCGGGATTCACTTCATTGTCCGTGTGTCCGGCAGCCAAGTAGTGTTCCGGCTTGATGGCCCAGCCAAAATAGAAATACGACAAGTAGTCGATCTTGCACGGGCTGATGCCGTTCGCCGGATCGCCACCGTAGCTCCAACGGCCATCTTCGATTTGACCGGCAGCATCGCTATCGGACGGGCATGCGAGCACGTTCACGTCCGTGAGATATTCCGGATACACGGCCTTGCCGTCAAACATGAATTGAAGCCAAGGTTGGTCAGCCGTATTTGCGACGTTGCAAGCGTCTTCCTGCCACGGCTTCATCTGCGGGAACTTCTCCCCCTTTGCCTCGTTGGCGTACATCTTGAAGACCACGCCCAATTGCTTCAGGTTGTTCTGGCAGCTCGCCCGGCGCGCAGCCTCACGAGCACGTGCCAACGCAGGAAGCAGAATCGCGGCCAGAATACCAATGATGGCGATGACAACGAGCAACTCAATCAACGTAAACCCACTTCGTCTCTTCTGCATGTGAAATCCTCCCCTTTAAACCCGGTATGAATCTACCTACAAGTCCATATTTCGCAAGCGGTTGCGCAATTGGAGCACTCCCTCGCGCCCCCTTGCGGCACCATATTGCGCCTACACTATTGTTTAGCATAAAAGGGTGGCATAGCACTTGACTTATTAGGTCAAAATTTAGCATTTTAGATTGTCGGCCTGTCGCGACAGCAATGAGAGCGACTCGGGGAACGTTCTTTTCATTGCGAAGGGCCATGACGCGGGAATTATTCGCCGCAGGGGGATAACACTTCCATGGCAGTCACCAGGGGGAAAGGGCATCGATCCGCAATCCCAAGCGAGACGCCAGTAGCGCGCGTGGATGCCAAAGCCGTATCCGAACAAATGCTCGACAAGGTCAGGGGGCAAGTCGAGCCGGCATTCGCGTTTGCCGTGTCCTATCTGCGAATCCTACAGCAAAACCTTGGGTTGGGCGCCCTGGCCGTCTGGTTCGGCACGCAGGGTATCGAACAGTATTTGTCCGGCAACTCGAAGGAACTGGATTGGCATGACATGCTGTCCGACCTGGTACGGACTTCGGCCCCTCTGAGTCCCAAGGGTTTGTCAACTTTCTGCGCGACGTTGCGTCGCCGCCAGGAGGCCCGTCGCAGGTGCAGAGAGTGCGACGCCTGCTGGATCGCGCGAACCAGAAAGACCGGCCGCACATGGACCTATCAGTGCCATGCGGGCCTGAGCGAAGTCGTGACACCCATCGTCGTGAATGGCAAATGCGTGGGTGAAGTCATGGGAGGCCAACTAGCTTCGACGGACGATCTCCCCAACGGCTTCGAGGATGTCTGGCAACGCATCAGTGACATTGACGGGCTCAATCGCCATGAGTTGGCTCTGGCATTTGAATCCCTGCGACCTGCGGACAGCCAGCATCTGAACCGAGTCCGTATCAGCTTGCAGGCCGCGGCAAGGGCGCTGGGAGCGCTTATTGAAAGCGTGGCCGACCTCATGTCGCGCGAGACGATGTTGGGACAAGTGCGCAGCCATTTGGAGCGCGATTTTGCATGGTTCGCGCTGACTCAGCCTGACGCATCGCCCGAGGAAATTGGCGCCCGTGCAAAAGCGCTGGGGTTTACCGAGACCCCGAACATCGCGATAGTCGTTCAACCGGACTACACAAACCGCGTCGTACTTGCGGGCGAACGCAATCGGGTCTCGTTTGACGTGCCTGCATTGTTCGAGAAGGCCCAACGTCTTTTCAGCAACGTGCCGAACAGCGTCGTTTCATCCATTCGCCCCGACGAACTGGTGGTGCTTTTCAGTCCTGGCCAAACACGCAATCCTGCGCTGCGGAATGTACGTGTTCGAGAACTGGTCGCGAGCCTCAAGCGCGAAATCGAAACACAGTCGTCGACGCCTGTCCTCATTGGCGTGGGAGGATTGGATACGCCATGGGGTTCGGCGGCGAACGCATACACTGAAGCTCGAAACGCCATGCAACCTGCCCCTGACTCCGATGTGACGCTCCTCGCCGATTCCATTGAAGATGGACATTCGCTCGTCGCCCGGATGGCGGCGCTGGGCCGCGAATCCCACGCCGCATTTCGCGACAGTGACCGGAAACGCTATTCGGAGATAGTCGAGGCGCAGATGCGTCTCATCGCGGGGCCGGCCCCGAATTCGGATGAGATTCGCCGCTGTTTGCTCTCGCAGGCCGTGTTCGACACGTTGCTACTCCTGCGAAACAACGGAAGTCCTTCGACAGACCGGATTCATCTCGCATTCGCCACAGGTCTGGCATCGCTGCGAACGGGAGCGGAGATGGTCGAGTGGATGCAGATAAATGTCGTACCGGCGCTCAGTGCGCTGTGGGAAGCGCCGCAATCCATCTCCGCCCGCCGTGTCGGAAAAGCTGGTGACATCCTTTCCCGCGGGTTGGCGGAGGCTCCAAGCCGCGAAGACGTCGCGCACACACTGGGTCTGTCCGGGAGCATTCTGGGGAAGTCGTTTCGCAAGCAGACAGGCGTGACGTATCGTGAGTACCTGCGTCTCCTTCGCATGCGTCAAGCGCAGAGACTTCTGCTGATTCCAGGGAAGCCGGTGGCCCAAGTGGCTACCGAAGTGGGCTACACGACCACGGCCGCCTTCTCGCGCGCTTTCGAGAAAGTGTGCGGAGCCTCCCCCATCGCCTACCGCAACAACCCGCGCGCATTTCCTCCGATTGTGCTGCCAGAAGGATGTGACGCAACTGCATAGTCCTCAATTTGCATCGGCGCGATTAAGCGCCCACGCAAATTGCTCACGTGCCGTGTAACCCCCGGCACTGATTCAGGCACATCATCGGTGAAAGGCAAGGCAATCCTCCAGCCAAATGACGGTCGAGGATGCGCTCAAATGAACTCGGACTTTCATCGAGAAAGGCGGATGACTATGAACATGTGCACAAAATATGCGGTAACCATCGGACTCCTCTTGGCGGCGGTGGTTCCAGCAAGCGCCCAAGATTCACAGACAAAGGCATCCAAGGCAGGAGGTGTATTCCAACGGGCGGATGCCAACTCGGACGGACGCGTGACGCTGGAAGAGCTCAAGACGCAGATACCAGGCATCACGCAAGAACGGTTTGCCGTACTCGACAGAAATGGCGACGGAGCGCTGTCGTTAGAGGATCGCCCGACGGCAGAGGGCGCGCAACGTTTGGCGGCGCGTTTTCAGAAAGCGGACACCAACAACGATCAGAAGCTAAGCATGGACGAAGCGCAGAAAGCATTTCCTCGAATGGACGAGGAACGTTTCAAGAAGGCTGATGCGGACGGAGACTCTGCGCTGACAGTCCAGGAGATTCAACTCGCCGTAGCCGCGAAGATCAAGGAGGCCGATGCAGATGGCAATGGCAAGATCTCATTTGAAGAGGCGACAGCCGCTTTTCCGCGCATGAATGAGGGCATATTCAAGCGCATGGACCGCAATGGCGATGGGGTCCTGAGCAAAGAAGACCGAAAGGAAGCGGGGCAATAACCGGTCTGATCGAAAGCGAAAGCGCTGCACTCATGGCCAAGGTTGAAGGAGGTTGCTAAGTGTAGGTAGCACTCACTACCATCGTGCGGAAGCCAGTAGTCAGTGCCGCCAGAAGTCTCAACCGGAGCAAATACCCATGATACGTGCGCTTTTGGTCTTCTGTGTTTCGTTGTCGATTGGGGCCGCGTCGGCGCAAGAGACGCTGTGGACCTATGCCCCGCCAGCCGGGCATGTAGATGTATCGCCGGGTATTGGCGACCTCAATGGCGATGGGAGTACCGAGATTGTCGTAGGCACGACCGCGGGCCTGGTCGTAGCCCTTAACGCGCAGGGAAAAGAGATTTGGCGGCATGAGACCGGTTCTGCCGTATGTTTTCCTCCCACGATTGGCGACGTCACAGGAGACTCCAAACCGGAAGTCATCGCAATGAATCGAAAGGGTCTCGTCGTCTGCCTGGACGGGAGTACCGGCAAGATTGTCTGGGACACGTCGCTGCCAGCTCCACCCGAATGGGGGCTCACGGCGTTAGCCGTCGGGGATCTCGATAGCGACGGCCGCCCGGAGATCGTCACCGGTAACCGCGACGGCGCTGTCATTTGTCTGCGTGCATCGGGTGAGCAGGCGTGGGTGTATCAAGACGACCTCGGCAAAGTCTCCTGTCCTGCCATCGCCGACCTCGACAAGGACGGGACATCTGAAGTACTGGTCGGATCGGAGAAGTCCGGTTTGCTGTGTATTTCCGCAGAGGGTAAGCGGCTATGGCAGGTTGACGGAGAATTGGTTGGCAGCCCGCTAGTGTGCGACCTCTCCGGCGACAATACTCCTGAGATTCTGTGTGGGGTTGGAAAATCGCTTCAAGCCTTTGATGCCAAGGGCAAGTCCATCTGGACGTGTCCGACGCAACGCGAAATCGACAGCGCCATTACCGTGGCCGATGCGGATGGCGACGGCCAAGCCGAGATATACGCTGCGGATCTCTCGGGCACGTTGTTTTGCGTCACAGCCAAGGGGCAATCCGTGTGGACTGCCAACGTGGAAGAGCGGGTTCGGCGCTCGCCGTCCGTGGGCGATGTGGACGGCGACGGCGTGATGGAGATCCTCGTCGCGGGATACAGCCGGGCCGTGCATGTATTCGATCCGAAAGGAACCCTGAAGGTGCGTGTTCCGTTGCCGGGTCCATCAAACGCAACGGCCACCCTCGCAGTCCTCGGCGACGCAGGTCTGAGCGTCGTTGTGCCCGCGGCGGCGGAATCGCTTCAGGCGTTTCATTGGCCCGGCGCGAAACGCGACGCCAAAGTCGCGTGGCCGGAATACCGTTTCAACTCAAAGCGCACAGGTTCTGCCCTCGCAGATCAGAAACAAGCTCCGTCGGTACTTGTGGCCGATTTCGGCTCCATGTACGTGGGTACAAACTTCGTGCATTCGCAGGTGAGCAACCCCGAACATAAGCGTCAGTCGGTTCGAATTGAGGTCGCGCGAAACGGCGGTGAACCAACGCTCGCCGAGCGGGAATTCGACGATGAGACCTTTGAGCTGCAATTGCCGTACATGATTCCCGCCACAGAGACCTCCGACCTCCGCTTCGTGTGCACCGTTACGGAAGGCAATCGCGTGGTAGCGCGGCGTGAACAGAGCGCTCACGTTGTTCCCTTCGCGAAGGAAGTTGCGGATGCCGATCGGCAATTGGGAACCGTGCGTGACCGATTGCCCAAGCTGATCGATGCTGGAGGTCTTGAGGAACGGGTCTGCTTCGCGGGCACAAAGCTCGACGCTCTTCGCTCGAAGGTTCAGGCCGCAGGCACGGCTGACGACATGACGCGAATCGATCTTCGCGAGTCGCTGGCTTCAATACTTCGTGATGCAACCGATCTGGAGATGCTGTCGGGTCTGGCCCTCGGCGCCGCTGCGGAAGGCACGACCGCTGTGGTGCGAGCCGCAAACCCGTGGCGACCCTTTACAGGAATTGCCGACCTCGCGCGGGACCACGACAAGCCGGGTGAGCTTTCCGTATGCGCCTTCGCGAACGAAAAGGAGTCGGCGGCACTGAACGTCTTCAATCTTTCGAACAAACCCAGGGCCTTTCGCGTCACACTGGCGCCCTTGAGCAACGGCGACAAGACCATCGTGGCAAAGGATGCAATCAGCTTGTTCGAAGTACTGGATGTGCCGACCGAGCGCAGTGATATGTCGGCAGATGCCCTGGCGGCCGTCAATCAAGCGAGTGTCCTTCACGTGCCTGCGTGGGGAGCACGACAGCTTTGGTTCAATGTCGACAGCAACGCAGTCGCGCCGGGCGAATGGAAGAGCGAAGTCCTGCTCAAGAGCCTCGATGTTACACCTGTCGAGTCACGGGCGCCGTTGAGTGTGACC from Candidatus Hydrogenedentota bacterium includes these protein-coding regions:
- a CDS encoding PocR ligand-binding domain-containing protein, with protein sequence MAVTRGKGHRSAIPSETPVARVDAKAVSEQMLDKVRGQVEPAFAFAVSYLRILQQNLGLGALAVWFGTQGIEQYLSGNSKELDWHDMLSDLVRTSAPLSPKGLSTFCATLRRRQEARRRCRECDACWIARTRKTGRTWTYQCHAGLSEVVTPIVVNGKCVGEVMGGQLASTDDLPNGFEDVWQRISDIDGLNRHELALAFESLRPADSQHLNRVRISLQAAARALGALIESVADLMSRETMLGQVRSHLERDFAWFALTQPDASPEEIGARAKALGFTETPNIAIVVQPDYTNRVVLAGERNRVSFDVPALFEKAQRLFSNVPNSVVSSIRPDELVVLFSPGQTRNPALRNVRVRELVASLKREIETQSSTPVLIGVGGLDTPWGSAANAYTEARNAMQPAPDSDVTLLADSIEDGHSLVARMAALGRESHAAFRDSDRKRYSEIVEAQMRLIAGPAPNSDEIRRCLLSQAVFDTLLLLRNNGSPSTDRIHLAFATGLASLRTGAEMVEWMQINVVPALSALWEAPQSISARRVGKAGDILSRGLAEAPSREDVAHTLGLSGSILGKSFRKQTGVTYREYLRLLRMRQAQRLLLIPGKPVAQVATEVGYTTTAAFSRAFEKVCGASPIAYRNNPRAFPPIVLPEGCDATA
- a CDS encoding PQQ-binding-like beta-propeller repeat protein, which gives rise to MIRALLVFCVSLSIGAASAQETLWTYAPPAGHVDVSPGIGDLNGDGSTEIVVGTTAGLVVALNAQGKEIWRHETGSAVCFPPTIGDVTGDSKPEVIAMNRKGLVVCLDGSTGKIVWDTSLPAPPEWGLTALAVGDLDSDGRPEIVTGNRDGAVICLRASGEQAWVYQDDLGKVSCPAIADLDKDGTSEVLVGSEKSGLLCISAEGKRLWQVDGELVGSPLVCDLSGDNTPEILCGVGKSLQAFDAKGKSIWTCPTQREIDSAITVADADGDGQAEIYAADLSGTLFCVTAKGQSVWTANVEERVRRSPSVGDVDGDGVMEILVAGYSRAVHVFDPKGTLKVRVPLPGPSNATATLAVLGDAGLSVVVPAAAESLQAFHWPGAKRDAKVAWPEYRFNSKRTGSALADQKQAPSVLVADFGSMYVGTNFVHSQVSNPEHKRQSVRIEVARNGGEPTLAEREFDDETFELQLPYMIPATETSDLRFVCTVTEGNRVVARREQSAHVVPFAKEVADADRQLGTVRDRLPKLIDAGGLEERVCFAGTKLDALRSKVQAAGTADDMTRIDLRESLASILRDATDLEMLSGLALGAAAEGTTAVVRAANPWRPFTGIADLARDHDKPGELSVCAFANEKESAALNVFNLSNKPRAFRVTLAPLSNGDKTIVAKDAISLFEVLDVPTERSDMSADALAAVNQASVLHVPAWGARQLWFNVDSNAVAPGEWKSEVLLKSLDVTPVESRAPLSVTVWNARVSTEKPLRNCGWGYVHSSMLKDYPEEAMHDQIEHGTNVFVGLFMPKATFDADGNIVGEIDFSEHDPYVKQHAPHGIILFCGYQGALQGPGDVNSDAYAKAYVQWIRAWVKHLAELGVGYDGYALYPIDEPGLHKGLVEAYLHMAKLTREADPKVQMYTDPVGGITEDELRSMVPYVDIWCPNRGGLLLEPKNAGKLAIMKESGKPVWTYECDDNAKHLSPLGYYRGISWLAWQHGLTGIGFWSYCTSVDDPWYVPNARYDYLLVYSGNGVVTSKRWEAVRDGIEDYGILTTLRQAVEAKKATAKPEAIKAAQDLLENQATAVAAFCVVADDNELPAYADASEIRARTEDRQWAEVQRVRKGVAEALTGM
- a CDS encoding DUF1559 domain-containing protein codes for the protein MQKRRSGFTLIELLVVIAIIGILAAILLPALARAREAARRASCQNNLKQLGVVFKMYANEAKGEKFPQMKPWQEDACNVANTADQPWLQFMFDGKAVYPEYLTDVNVLACPSDSDAAGQIEDGRWSYGGDPANGISPCKIDYLSYFYFGWAIKPEHYLAAGHTDNEVNPDLMSTFDGGFLGALADTFSSNENYDEDVSFDHTTNGTVTIYRFREGIERFFVSDINNAAASSISQSELAVMYDQLSTNTKDFNHIPGGSNVLYMDGHVSFLKYPSQYPASTSWAYMSGNGITLL
- a CDS encoding EF-hand domain-containing protein, with the protein product MNMCTKYAVTIGLLLAAVVPASAQDSQTKASKAGGVFQRADANSDGRVTLEELKTQIPGITQERFAVLDRNGDGALSLEDRPTAEGAQRLAARFQKADTNNDQKLSMDEAQKAFPRMDEERFKKADADGDSALTVQEIQLAVAAKIKEADADGNGKISFEEATAAFPRMNEGIFKRMDRNGDGVLSKEDRKEAGQ